The following is a genomic window from Candidatus Aegiribacteria sp..
TTTCCAGTTCCACCAGGACATCCTCGGATCCGGCTGGATCCAGGTATAACAACATATTTTCTTCAGAGATGACCGCTATATCAATTCCACCGGAACCGTTGAAGTCCCCTGGAATACCACTATTAAGCAGAGGGGAAACCTGACCTGATATATCAGAAGTAACTATTTCAGTACTCCCGTTCCTGTGGCCAGTAAGAGTATTCCGATAAGAAAATATTCTTCCGTTATACCCGTCTAGAAGAACATTATGATTATTAAGATTCTGGAAACCGTGTACAAGATACTTCCTCCAGGATACTTCCGAATTCCCATAATCCCATAATCCTCCAAGTCCGTGCCTGTCTTGGATATACCCCCATGCGATAAGTTCAGCGGATTCTACTTCATCTTTTAGCAGCATTCCTCTGGTTGAAGACATACAGGCAAGACAGTCCTTGCTTGCCCATACCGTGTCGTAATATCCATCAAGATCAAAATCACCGAAAAATACATCCTTGATCAAAGGAGGATTAAGTGTGGAAGCTATAGATTCATCAGATGATATTTCCCCGAATATTTTCCCATCAGGCATAATCACCGGACATGTTCCTGTGGCAGAATAGAGATGCCTGATTTCTCCGCTATCAAGCTCGATGGCTATTCCAGCGTTGAACCCATCATTTATAACAACTACAGGCCCTGATTCTGTAAGACCTGTGGTGATAACAGAAGACTCTGAAATTCTAAAATCCCCAAGAGAATAGGCTGATGACGAACCAAAATCAGATATGGCAATAAGGACATCAACTTCAGTGTTATCACACGCAAGAACAGCAAGAGGTTCAATATCGGGTACGCATTCCTTCAAGATCCAGCTGCCTTGAACGGAACATATCGTTACGGGGAAACCCACCCTGTTCCTGTCTTCGCCATACTCTCTGAGATATACAATAACGCTGTCATCTGTCGTATTTCCAGCAACCAGCAGACCACTGCGCGACGGAACAGCTGATAATTCAGATACTCCCGGAAATTCGTAACGAAGCGTTCTGCTTTCAACCGGTGTAGATTCAATAAGTCGGAATCGAGATATCATCCCCCCGGTTTCAACAGGCAGGATGGAATCCTCAGGAGATATTCTGCCGGAACCATACATGAATGCGGCATATTCAATCGCTGCATCGTGTGATAATGTTGCCTGTGTCGATTTTTCTACTACTTTCTGCTTTTCAGATGCTTTCGAGACATATCCAAAAAGGAGTGATATGGAAAGTATAACTACAGCTGATACTGCTAATGAAATAACATATGCGGCACCGGAGCCCGTCCCCTTCGGAATATCACAATATGATCTGCTTCTATTTGTATTCATAACAACACTACTTAATGCATACTTCTTGCCAGATCTGTGTTATCGATTGATGTGTATTTATTATTGAATTGCAGTAATATTAATCCAATGTAAACTTAAGAATGTGCAAAGATCTGCACGCTGTATGAAAGGCTGTTACATTTTCCTGCTGAACAAATCCGCTTCTGTAGTCTCACTAAGATCAGCTCTCACGATTGTCTTCCGGGCATGCGAAAGATTAACATAGAATCGTTCGGAGTAAAGCTCATAATCATCTCTCAACCTTGACGGAGTCATATTCACGGTAATAACATTGGCTCCCGCATCGAAACACCGAAGCTGGCCATCCTTTCTCAAACGCTCAAAAGTACTCGTTGCCGGTATAAGCGTATTCTTTAAAAATAGCCTCATAGCAGCTATGAAGCGAAGTCCCAGATCAACGTCACCAACAGGATAGTCTTCAAGGGGTGTCCCCTTTGCAGGGAGAAAAACAGAAACACTCGACATGTCAACTTTCAGATCCTTCATGAGAATGAGATCATCGACAAGAGAATCTATTGTCTGCCCTGGAAGACCAAGCAGCGGCCCTGAACCAATATGGTAACTGTGATCTCTGAGAGTCCTCAGCCATTTGATCCTATCGGCAAGAGTAAACCCGGGCTTCATTTTCTCGAAGAGATCAGCATTGGAAGTTTCATGTTTGAGAATGAATTTTCTGGCTCCGGCTTCATACCAGTAATCAAGGTCATCAGCTCTGTGAATTCCTACACACAGAAGCACCATCATATCCATGTCGGATATCCTCCTGATAACATCACCCAGCCATTCGGCGTTGTACTCCTCGCTTTCAGCCGCCTGGAGGAAAAAGGTTCTTATCCCATTCGAAAGCGCGGTTTCAGCCACGGATACTATTTCATCTGGATCAAGTGTGAATCTTAGAATTTCCGTATTCTCTGCTCTCATTCCGCAATAGACGCAACTGCATCTGCAAGTGTTGGCGAATTCAATTACAGCCCGAATGAAAGCCCTGTCACCGAAGTGAAGTCTTCGAACTTCTCTTGCGGCTTCGAACAGTATTTCCGATTCTTCATCTGATGAAAGAAGAATCGCCTTCAAATCATCTTTAGAAAATCCGCTGTTCAGCCTGCCTGTGATCCATCTCTGATCAATATGCTCCATTAATATCATCCTTTTCACGCATGTGCTGAATCATTAAAAGAACATCTTCTGTTTCAGGCATGATTTCTGTCCATATACGGAAAGACTCCGCAGCCTGATATACAAGCATTGATTCCCCGGTAAACACCCTTGAGCTGTTTGTATTAAGAAGATTTCTCCATTTCCAGAACCGGTTGTAATTCAAGTCAATAAAGAACCTGTCCTTCAAAGATTCAGCATCGACCGGGAAGGAATCGTTATTCATCCATCCCAGAGTCGTTGCGTTTATTACGGTACAGTCTCTGGTTTTCAGTAAGGCAGATTCTATTTCATCTAGTTCCCGAGCAGGTGAATTTCCTCTCCATGCTTCCGGATTCCTGCTGAACACAACAGATTCCGCTCCATCGGACGAAAGCACCAGATCTACCGCAAGCGCGACTCCTCCGGCTCCAACAATAAAAAAGGGCTCAGGCGGTGACAGGAGTGATAGAAGATGCCGGAAACCGCAGATATCAGTGTTATAACCATAAGTCACTCCGTCAATTCTGTGAACAGTATTTATTACTCCAATTACTGACGCATCTCCCATGATCTCATCGCAGATTCCATAAGCTGCAGCTTTATGAGGATAAGTAACGTTCAATCCCGTAATTCCTGTTTCCAGGAGAATGAGCGCATTATTGATGAGCTGTCCCGGCATCATGGGGTATAATTCATACTCCCCCCGCAGGCCACAGGATTTGAGAAATTCAAGATGAATGAATGGAGATAGTGAGTGTTCCAGAGGCCAGCCTGTAAGACCAAGTTTATAGTAATTCTCAGTTTCAGCCATGTCTCAATCTTCGCATCCTCTGGAGTATTCGGTACAACCAGTCAGATGGACCCGCTGTTCTGAAGAATACAGGATCAAAGAAATCACACTCTTCGTCAACCAGTCCTTCGTTTATCATCTGTAACGCAATTGGGGAATGAGCGTATGCCCTTATGGTGCCGATATTCACAAATGTTTCTCTGGGACCAAGCATCAGCCTGACCCTGAACATGAACCAGAGTTTCCTGAGCAATGAACCAAAACCCTCTCCCGGATTCCCATTGAAGAAGTTAATACCCACGTGAAAACCCAATGCTCTTGCTGCCTTTACTGCTGGAAGAAGATCCGCTGCCTTTCCACGCTTGCCCATTCTTTGAAGACCCCTGTCAGAAATCGCATCCGGGGAGAAATCAACCTTTACAGCTCCTGCATGTCTCATTCTTGCAAGCTGATCAGGGGTTATCCTGTGATCAAGCCACGCACTCCAGGATAGTTTCGTCTCAGATGCCTCAATAGCAGACAGAAGTTCCTCAAAATAGTCCTCTGGAGCATTGAACACCGAATCAACGAACTGAAATCGTGACACACCGAGCTTCTCAAGGGTCCTGATATCTTCCAGAACCTTAGCTACAGGTCTTTCTCTGAACTTCTTTCCACTGAGATAGCCGTACGTACAATAAGTACAATTAAATTCGCAGCCCCGTCTGCTCTGGATACCTATAGCGTCATCGGCTGAGTAGTATGATAAGTTCAGAAATGCGTAATCCGGAGAAGAGACAGCATCAAGATCGACTTTCCCCCAGGGCAGTAATCTGCCTCCGCCCCATTCCGGAATGCTCGAACCATGCTCGATATGATTCAATAGCACCGGGAGCTGATCCTCACCTTCTCCAGGCAGACCATAATCTATCCTGGGATACTTATCCAGAATAATCGAAGGGTATATGGAAAAACCGGTTCCCCCTACTAACAAAGTACCTTCCCATTGTTCCAGAACATCAATGATCTCCGAAAAAGGTGTCATATATGAAAAAGTTACAGGATAAGAGCTGTCATCAATATTGCGCAGCGAAATGCATACAACGTCAGGTTTGAACGATTCAAGCTCGCTCCTGAGAATACCTGCGAATTCGGAATACAGACTTAAATCCAATCCCTTAATGTCGTGTTCAATGAGCTGACCGGCCAGACAGGCAAGACCCAGTGGGAATATGGGTGCTTCCCTTCGCCCGGTGGGAGATTGCACCAAAAGAATTTTCAACAGGTTTTCCCTCTTTTCAATTTTCCATCCTGGAGTATTTTAAGTATAATGAAATTTATGAGAATCAGCTTCGCTGTAATAATCACATTCCTGATTCCTGTTTTCTTCCCCGCACAGAGGATTGAAGCGGGTTGCGAACCGGTACGCATCTCCTCACTTGACAGCCTTGCTTCTGATATTTCATTACTTGGATATGTACCTTCAGGAGGAAATCTGCCGGTACTGGCAGCTGCTAATAACTGGTTTGGATTATTGTCCCGAGTACAATTGCTTCCATGCGACAGCAGGGAATTGAACGCTATTCAGGAAGACACGTCCGGAAAGTGGGGATATTACGGTATCGCCGACTGGTCCATCGGCGGAGACAAGGTTCTGGTCCTTGCGCCTCCACCACGCTGCAGTCCTCTCGAAATTCAATCAGAAGTTCCGGTTGGTTCTGAAACTGGCTTCATTCTCGATGGGTACGAAACTCTCAGGAATCCTCAGGCAGCGATCAGAACTCCCGGAATGCAGGTGACTGATCTTGTACCGGATTCCACAGGAAGATTCACATTTTCAGCTGCGGAATATGGAATTTACTGGGTGGAGATAATGGAGCAGACAGCATCGGGCCCTTCCATTACCCTTCTCTTCCCGGTGATATCGGGAGGCACGGTAACTGATGTTCTGATGGGTGACATACCTTCAGCAGCATCTGACGCATCATGTCCTGAAGATATACTCGATGAAGTGAATATGCTCAGAGAGAATGCGGGAATCCCGGCTCTCCATCGTGAAAGCATGCTTGATTCCATTGCTTTTATTAGAGCAGGTGCTCTTGCTTTTTCCGGAACCTCTG
Proteins encoded in this region:
- a CDS encoding [FeFe] hydrogenase H-cluster radical SAM maturase HydE; the encoded protein is MEHIDQRWITGRLNSGFSKDDLKAILLSSDEESEILFEAAREVRRLHFGDRAFIRAVIEFANTCRCSCVYCGMRAENTEILRFTLDPDEIVSVAETALSNGIRTFFLQAAESEEYNAEWLGDVIRRISDMDMMVLLCVGIHRADDLDYWYEAGARKFILKHETSNADLFEKMKPGFTLADRIKWLRTLRDHSYHIGSGPLLGLPGQTIDSLVDDLILMKDLKVDMSSVSVFLPAKGTPLEDYPVGDVDLGLRFIAAMRLFLKNTLIPATSTFERLRKDGQLRCFDAGANVITVNMTPSRLRDDYELYSERFYVNLSHARKTIVRADLSETTEADLFSRKM
- a CDS encoding radical SAM protein: MKILLVQSPTGRREAPIFPLGLACLAGQLIEHDIKGLDLSLYSEFAGILRSELESFKPDVVCISLRNIDDSSYPVTFSYMTPFSEIIDVLEQWEGTLLVGGTGFSIYPSIILDKYPRIDYGLPGEGEDQLPVLLNHIEHGSSIPEWGGGRLLPWGKVDLDAVSSPDYAFLNLSYYSADDAIGIQSRRGCEFNCTYCTYGYLSGKKFRERPVAKVLEDIRTLEKLGVSRFQFVDSVFNAPEDYFEELLSAIEASETKLSWSAWLDHRITPDQLARMRHAGAVKVDFSPDAISDRGLQRMGKRGKAADLLPAVKAARALGFHVGINFFNGNPGEGFGSLLRKLWFMFRVRLMLGPRETFVNIGTIRAYAHSPIALQMINEGLVDEECDFFDPVFFRTAGPSDWLYRILQRMRRLRHG